Below is a genomic region from Lepidochelys kempii isolate rLepKem1 chromosome 5, rLepKem1.hap2, whole genome shotgun sequence.
gtcCAGTACAGACCTCAGGCTACACCACTATttaactctctccattctgaaaactggccatgtattcctaccctttgtttcctgtcttttaaccagttacaaatccatgagagaaccttccctcttatcctatgactgcttactttacttaagagcctttggtgagggaccttgtcaaaggctttctgaaagtccaggtacgctgtatcacccttgtccatatgtttgttgaccccttaaaaaattctaatagattggtgaggtatgatttctctttacaaaagccatatttactcttccccaacaaatcatgttcatctatgtgtccgataattctgttctttactatagtttcagccaatttgcctggtactgaagttaggcttacacATCTGTATTTGCTGGGATCACTTctggaacctttttaaaaaattggcatcacattagctatcctccagtcatctgtacagaagctgatttaaatgataggttacataccacagatTGGATCCATGCATgtccctcccctgtccccaaaAAATCCTTTTACTTATTAACCTAGCATGCATCTTTTTGCAATGTAGAAAACACATTTTGAAGTTAGGTACCCAAtagaatttataaaaaaaaaaaatggcaaatttaCTAATACATTGGAAAAATAGGTAAAATGCCTGCAATATTTGGAGGGTATTTTAATATATCAAGAGTTGCAAACACACATTCATGATCCTGGACTGAATATCATCTTTTATTCCCTAAGGTCTTCCTTTCTTGTGTGCTAGTTTGTCATTCTTTctgtggccatgtctacacttgagttggaggtgtaaattccagctcggTAGACATATGTGCATCagctttgatcaagctagtgcactaaaaatagcagagtagccTCAATGGTGCAGGAAGCAGGAGAGGCTAACGGCTCTGAATACAATCCTACTCTGGACCCTGGGTACTTGAGCAACTATCCCATCCCACTGCCCATGCCACTACAATAGTGCACTGCAGAGCATTGAAATCAAAACTGAGAAGAAAAACTGGGATTGATGGTATCTGGATACTTTcctcacctctgccactgacacaTTATGTGACCTGAGGCCagttacttaacctctctgcctctgttcatGCATCTGTCAAGGGGAAGTGAGACTAACCCAACTTCGCAAAGTGCTCTGAGTTCCTCTGACAAAAGGTGCTATGTAAGTGCGACTGATATCTGTGATCATTCAGCTGAGGAGTGGTCCTGGGGAGAAAGGAGAATTTCTGGCTGCTTGAATGGCAAGGTGAGGTTTTGGTGGAGATGGTCCCCACACAGGAATCTCCCTCCCTCTTCACTTGTCCTGACCTTTTGACATGACCCATCTCTTTTTGCTGCATGTTCCTGGCCCCTCCCTCAGTCCATGAACCAATAGATGGGAGGCAGGTTGCATTGGGAGAACCTGCAACATGCCAGAAGCAGGGAAGTTGTGCAGGCTGTGAGCCACAAGAGAACATGCTTAGCTCTCCCTGGTCCGCCCtaagagggagagggaaaggtgcTGCTTGCCTGGGGAGTGGAAGCAGGAGCTGAGAAGTGGGAAGCTGGGCTGAAAAATTAACCTGTGAGTGACTGAGTTCTCTCTAGCCCCTCAGTAAAGGACATTACAGACAAGGATCCACAGGACTTCTCTGCTCTGAGGAGAGTAACTCATTTGAACAGTGAGGACCTCCAGCTTTGGGCACTTCCTGGCATTGGAGGAATTGAAAACAGCTGGCCATCAACTTCCAGGAAATGCTTGGCCCTGGCTGTCATCATTACTGCATTTCACAGATCACAGCTGCATTGTTGGCTCAGTTATTTCCCCTGTACAAGCCCAGCTGTGAAGGGGTATTGTCATTGTCACGACCGCTGTTACAAATGCCCCACAATTAGTATATGGagaaaataaacaatattttctcATTAAATCATCATAGCATGTTCAATGCTGCAAAATGCATACGGCTCCTgtgacacacacccccccacacaggcCCCCCTCTCATGTTCCTGCAGCCTCTCTGCCTGCTCGATTCCTCCTGCTTTTCCAGGGTCAgtgccccagcaggggctttGAGCTCTGATGGGGATACCAAGAACTACTGGGGAGAAATGGTGGGGCAAGAGGTAGAAAGGGGTGACAGGAGTTATTGAGGAAAAGGTGAGGGGCTACTGGTGGGAAAGGAAGTGGACAGGAGCTAAGGGAGGAGAAGGGGTTAATATGGAAGAGATGTGGGTGACAGGCTAGTAAAGAAGACACGAACTACTGCGTCTAGATATTCCCTGATAAGAGGTTCCCTTCTGGCCAGTGACTGCAAAGTTCCTCAGATTGCCCTGATTCCCCCACAAGCTGCCTCTGGTTCCTCACAAACCCTtgcgcccctctcccccccccacaaacacacacacttttgaggGCAAGAAATAAGGCCCTGCATTTCACCTACACCCAGTGATTCAGTGAACAATGATCAGGAAAGAGGCCAGTCTAATTTTCTTTCAGAGCAACCATGTGTGCAGGACCAGCCGTGCTATTGCCTAAGCCATTCAGACAGCACTGGTGTCTAAATTCTGACTTCAGAGCAGCCTATTCATTTGGGGGAACCGGTATTCCCACTTCATTTCTCACCCCTTTCCTCCTCGGTGACATTCCCTTAGCCCACTCAGCTGCCTGAGGCCCCAGGACAAGCCTATAGTTGAGGGCTAGTgacagacttcaatgggactaactattattatttgtattacctgaGAGCCTAGGAGCCCTTGTCATAGATCAGGACCCAAATATGTTACTTGTGTGGCTAAAGCTCTTCACAAGTTCTGGCCCTGGTTTGTTTTTTCATAGTAATTTTTCTTTAATCAGTTGCTACAAATGAGAATGGGGCGTGTAATACTAATATTAAAAGGAATATTGCCCAGGAACAAAGCAACAAGTAGGGAAAATGACCTTTTCTTCAGAATTTGTCTACTCActgtcctttcttcctttctttaaaaatgacACTGGTGGAGCCATCCTTCACTTAGAGTTGTTggtaatgtctctttaaaaagcgGGTGATCCAAACCAAGATAACAGCAACAAGCAATATCAAAACCAGCACAGCACAAACAATTCCTGCAACACTGATCCCACAGGACAATGTTACAGTGGACAGCTTAGTACCTGCTAGAGATTTGGGCTCACAACACACTGTCCCTTCAGAGTCTTCAATTTTATCCATATTCTGCTTGTACCAAGTTATTAAACCAATATTAGAGCAGGTGCATTCCAGTGGATTGTAACTTAAATTGATTATACTCTGGTCAGATAAGTTAGTTAACATGTCACGTGGTATAATATGGATCCTATTATTGGCAAAATTGAGATAGATGCTCTTGAGATTGGAAAATGCATTTGTGCTGAATGCAATAAGCTTGTTGTGGCTCAGGTCAACATGCTTTAGCTTCTTGAGGGTGTAAAATGCTTGGTTTTGTATAGCTGTCAGATCACAGAATGATAAAATTAACACCTCTAAACTGGATACCTGGTGAAAGAGATTGTCATGCAGAATGGTCCCTGATGGAAACTTATTCCCCCTAAGGTTCAACAGGAAAAGGTTTTGCAGCCCCTGTAAAAGGTGCTGAATGTTGGTATCAATATAGGAGTAAGAAAGGTTCAGGACACGCAAGAGATGCAGATTGCGGAAAGGACCCTGGGAAGCATTGATGTGAAGACGTGTAAAAGCTAAATCCAGGAGCTCCAGGTTCGCACCTTCCTTAAAGGCCAAATCTTGGAGCTGAAGCTGCTTGTTGTAGCTCAGATTCAGGTGTTGTAATCCGATCAGGCCTTTTAGCTGCTTGCTGCAGCAGTCTCCATTTTCTATGTAACTGTGGCTTAAATCCAGGTGTTGAAGCTTTGACAGTGTTTCTAAACAGCCGGAGCCTAAGTCCAGATTCTCAGCATTTTCTCTGATAtggaggtgggtgagggaggagaaagCGGTGGAGCTAATGTTGCAAATGTGCTTAAAGGCGTTCCTATTGAGAATTAATTCTTCCAACATGTTCATGCCACTGATGTCAGGAGGTAACATGCTGATATAGGTGTGAGTCAGATCCAGCCTTTGGAGTTTGCTCAAACACTGAAATGTGGCAGCAGTCATGTGAAGGAAATGCCGCTTTTGCAGATTGATATCCACCACAGAGATATTGCACAGGTTCTGTAGCATAGTAGGGTTTATGGGAAGCCCATTTTCTACATCCTCAAATGATCCCAACCAAAGAGTATGGGTTTTGGTATCCTGCATCCCTGCTAAAACCACAGAAATGTCAACGCAACCTCCAAAGTCCAAGCTGTAAAATAAGTTGGACTGGAATGCCCCAGCTTCAATGTGCATAATATCATTTCCCTTCAAGATCAGAGTTAAATTCTTTGTCTGCAGCAGAATATCTATGTCTTTTGCTGCTATTCTTTGTATGTTGTTCATTTGAAAATCAAGGTATTTGAGGTTTCTGGTTGGAAAGCTTGGAGGGAGCTGCAGTGAGGAGATGTGATTGCTGCCCAAGTCAAAAGTCTCTAAATTATCCAGATTCTGCATTGGAATAAATGCTAAACTGGTTAGACCTGTCTCAGTTAAGACAAGATGCTTCAGAGACTGTGGGCCAACAAATGCTGTATCAGCCAGAAACATGAGTAGATTTCCAGTCAAGACAATAATGTTCAGATCAGTGTTACTTTGAAAGGCACCTTCGTACACCCAGTTAATTTGACACCTTGAAAAGAACACAATAATCCAATGACGTTAGTAATAAATCAATCTGATGAAATTTTCCCACTGTTACATggtcatttaaaaacaacaatcgAAATGCAATCTCATGTACAAAGAAAACCCAATGAACTATGGTCTTCTTTGAGTTAAAAGctattattttctttgctggTGGCACATAGCTGATATTCAGAAGCCCCTATGTTTTAAACTCAGATAAGAAGATGACATAATGGGAAGTGAAAACTGTCTAGGGCTGATCGGGTGTGGAGGTCCCGACTGTGACGTTGTTCATGAAAGTCACACAGAGACATGATAAGTAAGGGGGGGTTTTCCCATTGCCTTCCCTAATCAACACAACCAAAATCTTATCCCTATAATAAGGGCACTTCTTACAAGGCTAGAATCTCCTTCTCCCCACATTCCATGAATGATATTTTCATGGAAAAGCAGGTGAGATGTTTCCTACAGCAAATTTGTTGGTGCTAACATAAATAATAGGTTGTGAGGGTTTCACCCATTGTCCTGCAAATGGTCCAGTGACTCCAAGCCTTAACAGGAGAGAGCCCAAACAAACGCTATTTCCAAATATCTAGGCATTCTTAATTGGCAAGACAATGCAACAGTTATCTGCAAGAGTCTCTGAAGGTTCTGCTGTGAAGATGGTTGCCATGGTATGCTATGGAAGCCTTCAGTTCTTTATTGGTATTGCAAAAGGTTGAAACAATGGCATATAAGCAATGGCAAATTCAAAATAAGTTATGAGTTGTGTGATCAGTGGAAGTAACAAAGATTTCCAGTACCTTGTTAAGTCTAAATATACCAGATTCTTTAGTTTGCTGAAGGTTGAATTGTGAAGGGAAGAAAGCAAGTTAAAGCTGAAGTCAAGGATTTCTGTTGTGGCTGGGAGTCTTTCAGGAATCTCTCTCAGTCCTAAATCTTCACAGCTATAGCTTTTGTTGGCTATAACCTGTGGAAAtcatatatttattattaaatacaCCAATATAGGCATACTCTGAATGTAAACACGAAGCTCTGACATGCACATTCTACCAAGTAGCTGCCTTAgaaataaatcatttaaaaacataacAGTCTAAACATATCTTATAGCACTTACAATACCTGATCACATTCCACTGTATTCCAAAATCTTGAATTAGAACAATTCAAAAACCTAATGTAGCACTGTATTTAGAAACAAACAATCC
It encodes:
- the CD180 gene encoding CD180 antigen — protein: MACHIYWLILMGLFCVSCEVSEPIDTMCTEVIANKSYSCEDLGLREIPERLPATTEILDFSFNLLSSLHNSTFSKLKNLVYLDLTRCQINWVYEGAFQSNTDLNIIVLTGNLLMFLADTAFVGPQSLKHLVLTETGLTSLAFIPMQNLDNLETFDLGSNHISSLQLPPSFPTRNLKYLDFQMNNIQRIAAKDIDILLQTKNLTLILKGNDIMHIEAGAFQSNLFYSLDFGGCVDISVVLAGMQDTKTHTLWLGSFEDVENGLPINPTMLQNLCNISVVDINLQKRHFLHMTAATFQCLSKLQRLDLTHTYISMLPPDISGMNMLEELILNRNAFKHICNISSTAFSSLTHLHIRENAENLDLGSGCLETLSKLQHLDLSHSYIENGDCCSKQLKGLIGLQHLNLSYNKQLQLQDLAFKEGANLELLDLAFTRLHINASQGPFRNLHLLRVLNLSYSYIDTNIQHLLQGLQNLFLLNLRGNKFPSGTILHDNLFHQVSSLEVLILSFCDLTAIQNQAFYTLKKLKHVDLSHNKLIAFSTNAFSNLKSIYLNFANNRIHIIPRDMLTNLSDQSIINLSYNPLECTCSNIGLITWYKQNMDKIEDSEGTVCCEPKSLAGTKLSTVTLSCGISVAGIVCAVLVLILLVAVILVWITRFLKRHYQQL